The Odocoileus virginianus isolate 20LAN1187 ecotype Illinois unplaced genomic scaffold, Ovbor_1.2 Unplaced_Scaffold_1, whole genome shotgun sequence genome window below encodes:
- the LOC139033278 gene encoding testis-expressed protein 13A-like has translation MAVNINDPACGFHQKEVVDFLNDQIIKNGISPCFYVIHMSKSWGDLEMKLRDILNNPGVSGSIKEACAWTILALAVRFAERQKREDAEKIKELQDQLEEQKLLTGALLGTVSRLREKQEKEKEKARSPRQRSLEVLRGVLEERNLLRREHRVGTQARKQARTEGENQKGTSRTLSRPHSPSSQSKSGESRRGSGRKFSAAPGTSAREGEAKDKEVSQPWNDKEVTILSRSQVSGARAKAGKLPAVDLSQSSCSSPATLSPPGAAAEACSVKDSERKYRGKHHPTRNFLPERFEPYPGSPYSARFSIRRRTGDWDCAQCHLMNFSWRNICFKCKNSRHTK, from the coding sequence ATGGCTGTGAATATTAACGACCCCGCCTGTGGCTTCCACCAGAAGGAAGTTGTAGATTTTCTAAATGATCAGATAATTAAAAATGGAATCAGTCCCTGTTTCTATGTGATACACATGTCCAAGTCCTGGGGGGATTTGGAGATGAAGCTGAGGGACATTTTGAATAACCCAGGGGTATCGGGAAGCATTAAGGAGGCTTGTGCCTGGACTATCCTGGCCCTCGCCGTGCGGTTTGCTGAGAGGCAGAAGCGGGAGGATGCAGAGAAGATTAAAGAGCTCCAGGATCAGCTAGAGGAGCAGAAGCTCCTCACGGGTGCCTTGTTGGGAACAGTGAGTAGACTTAGAGAgaagcaagagaaggaaaaggagaaagccaGGTCCCCTCGGCAACGAAGCCTTGAAGTGCTTCGTGGAGTACTGGAAGAGCGAAATTTACTCAGGAGAGAGCATAGAGTAGGCACTCAGGCTCGCAAGCAGGCTAGAACTGAGGGAGAGAACCAAAAAGGGACTTCAAGGACACTGAGCCGCCCTCACAGCCCATCCAGTCAGTCTAAGAGCGGGGAGTCGAGGAGAGGGTCAGGCCGGAAGTTCAGTGCTGCTCCTGGCACCTCCGCCAGAGAGGGAGAGGCGAAGGACAAAGAGGTTTCTCAGCCCTGGAACGACAAGGAGGTAACTATTCTTTCTCGCTCTCAGGTCTCAGGTGCCAGGGCCAAGGCTGGCAAGTTGCCAGCCGTCGATCTCTCTCAGTCCTCTTGTTCATCCCCAGCTACACTTTCTCCCCCAGGAGCAGCAGCTGAAGCATGTTCTGTGAAAGACTCCGAAAGAAAGTATAGGGGGAAACATCACCCTACTAGGAACTTCCTGCCGGAAAGGTTTGAGCCATACCCTGGCTCACCTTACTCGGCGAGATTCAGCATCAGGCGCAGAACAGGAGACTGGGACTGTGCCCAGTGTCATTTGATGAATTTCTCATGGCGAAATATAtgctttaaatgtaaaaactCCCGGCACACAAAGTAA